Proteins encoded within one genomic window of Streptomyces kaniharaensis:
- a CDS encoding SufS family cysteine desulfurase, which yields MTTPDGFGRGSGIHGMAQRPSGGADLTNAYPGQAASPAAATPSTATALPTAATPSTATALPGAAVAAPPVPLPEALAHAAGGPLYWMPTQDTPPTPTTPLVPPAAPTSGFDVEAIRREFPQLHREVNGRPLVWLDNGATTLKPRQVVEAIAEHYATGTSNVHRGAHTLAKQATQIYEEGRAEAAKLLGTPDPDEIVFVRGTTEAVNLVAQSWGRANLGLGDEILVSAAEHHSNLVPWQLIAKERRARVVPIPLLPDGQLDQDAYRDLLGFRTKLVALTHASNVLGTVPPVAEMTALAHRYGAKVLVDGAQAVSHFPVDVTALDADFYTFSGHKIFAPTGIGVLYGKRDLLEAMPPYQGGGNMIDSVSFDETTYAPVPHRLEAGTGHIAGVAGLRAALRYLSGLDRQAATAHEEQLTAYAMAALATVPGLQLIGNAPGKIGVLTFLLAGTDPIDLAGALDQQGIAVRAGHHCAQPALAAFGLQSAVRASLALYNTVQDVDDLVAALQGIQAATAAS from the coding sequence ATGACTACTCCTGACGGATTCGGGCGCGGCTCCGGGATCCACGGAATGGCCCAACGTCCCTCAGGCGGAGCAGACTTGACGAACGCCTACCCGGGCCAGGCCGCCTCGCCGGCGGCAGCCACCCCGTCGACGGCAACGGCCCTGCCCACGGCAGCCACCCCGTCCACGGCAACCGCCCTGCCCGGCGCGGCCGTTGCGGCGCCCCCGGTCCCGCTCCCCGAGGCGCTCGCCCACGCCGCGGGCGGCCCCCTGTACTGGATGCCGACCCAGGACACCCCGCCCACCCCGACGACTCCTCTGGTACCACCCGCCGCACCCACCAGCGGGTTCGACGTCGAGGCCATCCGCCGCGAATTCCCGCAGCTGCACCGGGAGGTGAACGGCCGCCCGCTGGTCTGGCTGGACAACGGGGCCACCACCCTCAAGCCCCGCCAGGTGGTCGAGGCGATCGCCGAGCACTACGCGACCGGCACCTCCAATGTCCACCGCGGTGCGCACACCCTCGCCAAGCAGGCCACCCAGATCTACGAGGAGGGCCGCGCCGAGGCCGCCAAGCTGCTCGGCACCCCGGACCCGGACGAGATCGTCTTCGTCCGGGGCACCACCGAGGCGGTCAACCTGGTGGCGCAGAGCTGGGGCCGGGCCAACCTCGGGCTCGGCGACGAGATCCTGGTCTCGGCGGCCGAGCACCACTCCAACCTGGTGCCCTGGCAGCTGATCGCCAAGGAGCGCCGGGCCCGGGTCGTCCCGATCCCGCTGCTCCCCGACGGGCAGCTGGACCAGGACGCGTACCGGGACCTGCTCGGCTTCCGGACCAAGCTGGTGGCGCTCACCCACGCGTCGAACGTGCTGGGGACGGTCCCCCCGGTGGCCGAGATGACCGCGCTCGCCCACCGGTACGGCGCCAAGGTGCTGGTCGACGGCGCGCAGGCGGTGAGCCACTTCCCGGTGGACGTCACCGCGCTGGACGCCGACTTCTACACCTTCTCGGGGCACAAGATCTTCGCCCCGACCGGAATCGGCGTGCTCTACGGCAAGCGGGACCTGCTGGAGGCCATGCCTCCGTACCAGGGCGGCGGCAACATGATCGACTCGGTGAGCTTCGACGAGACGACCTACGCCCCCGTCCCGCACCGGCTGGAGGCGGGCACCGGCCACATCGCCGGAGTCGCCGGCCTGCGCGCGGCCCTGCGGTACCTGTCCGGGCTGGACCGGCAGGCCGCCACCGCGCACGAGGAGCAGCTCACCGCGTACGCCATGGCCGCGCTGGCCACCGTGCCGGGGCTGCAGCTGATCGGCAACGCGCCGGGGAAGATCGGGGTGCTGACCTTCCTGCTCGCCGGGACCGACCCGATCGACCTCGCCGGCGCGCTCGACCAGCAGGGCATCGCGGTGCGCGCCGGCCACCACTGCGCGCAGCCGGCACTCGCCGCCTTCGGGCTGCAGAGCGCCGTCCGGGCCTCGCTGGCCCTGTACAACACCGTCCAGGACGTCGACGACCTGGTGGCCGCCCTCCAGGGCATCCAGGCGGCCACCGCCGCTTCGTAA
- a CDS encoding DUF1702 family protein, with the protein MPTVLGSLRRLVLAPSPAEVTFARRGFPVAPSPVTRRLEAVPQAVVCGFEWGIEAGDPREIEGRLGLVDPEQRGFAFEGATMAFTVLDAMGRGRRTRDLLTGAGQPHIFLAYIGIGFAMARLPRRLWPKVLPDLTGTAYHPTMSWLAVDGYGFDLAYFHTRRWVDEQQVPRPYPWQGAPEYFPRAVDQGIGRALWFIHGAQHRQVAAAVRKFAEHRQADLWSGVGLAATFAGGCGAEALAELCDEAGEHRAELAQGSVFASKARVYAGFVPGHGEVASAALTGLSAADAAALGDECAVHSDPATAPTGLPAYELWRRNVRVRLAQDGRAATVTE; encoded by the coding sequence ATGCCGACGGTCCTCGGTTCGCTTCGTCGGCTGGTGCTGGCGCCCTCGCCGGCGGAGGTGACGTTCGCCCGGCGCGGGTTCCCGGTGGCCCCGTCGCCGGTGACGCGGCGGCTGGAGGCGGTGCCGCAGGCGGTGGTGTGCGGGTTCGAGTGGGGGATCGAGGCCGGCGATCCGCGGGAGATCGAGGGGCGGCTGGGCCTGGTCGACCCGGAGCAGCGCGGGTTCGCGTTCGAGGGGGCGACGATGGCCTTCACCGTGCTGGACGCGATGGGGCGCGGCCGGCGCACCCGGGACCTGCTGACGGGGGCCGGGCAGCCGCACATCTTCCTCGCCTACATCGGGATCGGCTTCGCAATGGCGCGGCTGCCCCGGCGCCTGTGGCCCAAGGTGCTGCCGGATCTGACGGGTACTGCGTACCACCCGACGATGAGCTGGCTGGCGGTCGACGGGTACGGCTTCGACCTCGCGTACTTCCACACCCGGCGCTGGGTGGACGAGCAACAGGTGCCCCGCCCGTACCCGTGGCAGGGGGCGCCGGAGTACTTCCCCCGCGCGGTGGACCAGGGGATCGGGCGGGCGCTGTGGTTCATCCACGGCGCGCAGCACCGTCAAGTCGCGGCCGCGGTGAGGAAGTTCGCCGAGCACCGGCAGGCCGACCTGTGGAGCGGGGTGGGCCTGGCCGCGACGTTCGCGGGCGGGTGCGGCGCCGAGGCGCTCGCGGAGCTGTGCGACGAGGCGGGGGAGCACCGGGCGGAGCTGGCGCAGGGGTCGGTGTTCGCGTCCAAGGCGCGGGTGTACGCGGGCTTCGTTCCCGGGCACGGTGAGGTCGCCTCGGCGGCGCTGACCGGCCTGTCGGCCGCGGACGCGGCGGCGCTCGGCGACGAGTGCGCCGTCCACTCCGATCCGGCGACGGCGCCCACCGGCCTTCCGGCGTACGAGTTGTGGCGCCGGAATGTGCGTGTGCGGCTCGCCCAGGACGGTCGGGCGGCGACGGTCACGGAATAG
- the lpdA gene encoding dihydrolipoyl dehydrogenase, whose translation MSTHYDVVVLGAGPGGYTAAVRSAQLGLKTAVIEAKYWGGVCLNVGCIPSKALLRNAELAHIFTKEAKTFGIKVEGQVTFDFGDAFRRSRSVADGRVKGVHYLMKKNGITEYDGWGTFVDDHTIQVALSGGGFDVVTFDHCIIASGATTRLLPGTSLSDRVVTYEEQILTEQLPESIIIAGAGAIGVEFAYVLHNYGVKVTIVEFLDRMVPLEDVEVSTELAKQYRKLGIEVLTSTRVESIDDSDPNAKVKVTVTKDGQQQVLEADKVLQAIGFAPRVNGYGLENTGVKLTDRNAIAVDGRGRTSVDHIFAIGDVTAKLMLAHAAETMAVIAAETIGGAETMEVDFVMIPRATYCQPQIASFGYTEAQARELGYDVKVAKFPFTANGKAHGLGHPIGFVKVISDQKYGELLGAHLIGPEVTELLPELTLAQQWDLTVHEVARNVHAHPTLGEAVKEAVHGLAGHMINM comes from the coding sequence ATGAGCACGCACTACGACGTCGTCGTTCTCGGCGCGGGCCCGGGCGGCTACACCGCCGCCGTCCGCTCCGCCCAGCTGGGCCTGAAGACCGCCGTCATCGAGGCCAAGTACTGGGGTGGCGTCTGCCTGAACGTCGGCTGCATCCCCTCCAAGGCCCTGCTGCGCAACGCCGAGCTGGCCCACATCTTCACCAAGGAGGCCAAGACCTTCGGCATCAAGGTCGAGGGCCAGGTCACCTTCGACTTCGGCGACGCCTTCCGCCGCAGCCGCTCGGTCGCCGACGGCCGGGTCAAGGGCGTCCACTACCTGATGAAGAAGAACGGCATCACCGAGTACGACGGGTGGGGCACGTTCGTCGACGACCACACCATCCAGGTCGCGCTCAGCGGTGGCGGCTTCGACGTCGTCACCTTCGACCACTGCATCATCGCCTCCGGCGCCACCACCCGCCTGCTGCCCGGCACCAGCCTGAGCGACCGCGTGGTCACCTACGAGGAGCAGATCCTCACCGAGCAGCTGCCGGAGAGCATCATCATCGCGGGCGCCGGCGCGATCGGCGTCGAGTTCGCGTACGTGCTGCACAACTACGGCGTGAAGGTCACCATCGTCGAGTTCCTGGACCGGATGGTGCCGCTGGAGGACGTCGAGGTCTCCACCGAACTCGCCAAGCAGTACCGCAAGCTGGGCATCGAGGTGCTGACCTCCACCCGGGTCGAGTCGATCGACGACAGCGACCCGAACGCCAAGGTGAAGGTCACCGTCACCAAGGACGGGCAGCAGCAGGTCCTGGAGGCCGACAAGGTGCTCCAGGCGATCGGCTTCGCGCCGCGCGTCAACGGCTACGGCCTGGAGAACACCGGCGTCAAGCTCACCGACCGCAATGCCATCGCGGTGGACGGGCGCGGCCGCACCAGCGTCGACCACATCTTCGCGATCGGCGACGTCACCGCGAAGCTGATGCTCGCCCACGCTGCCGAGACGATGGCCGTGATCGCCGCCGAGACCATCGGCGGGGCGGAGACCATGGAGGTCGACTTCGTCATGATCCCGCGCGCCACCTACTGCCAGCCGCAGATCGCGTCCTTCGGCTACACCGAGGCGCAGGCCCGCGAGCTGGGCTACGACGTCAAGGTCGCCAAGTTCCCGTTCACCGCGAACGGCAAGGCGCACGGCCTCGGCCACCCGATCGGCTTCGTCAAGGTCATCAGCGACCAGAAGTACGGCGAGCTGCTCGGCGCCCACCTGATCGGCCCCGAGGTCACCGAGCTGCTCCCCGAGCTGACGCTGGCCCAGCAGTGGGACCTCACCGTCCACGAGGTCGCCCGCAACGTCCACGCCCACCCGACCCTTGGCGAGGCCGTCAAGGAGGCCGTCCACGGCCTGGCCGGTCACATGATCAACATGTGA
- a CDS encoding DUF1702 family protein, with product MPSPLRMLRRRILTPNVAETQLARRGFHVKTPDARELLETVGSRFLEGYAYAMEAGTPAEAETRLETVPARFRGFAYEGAGMGFAMLDGLPLPGRGRVGEFLAGRGARHNYMVYVGIGWAMARLPRFRWPDITGLDPLLRWLVLDGYGFHQAYFRTEQYVHGRHRERSFPWPADDSPGYVSRAIDQGVGRALWFVGGTDPDVVATLIEKFPERRHSDLYGGAGLAAAYAGGVDEAELRAFQDRAGIHRAIVAQGAAFACEARIRAGLLGPHTELAAQVLCGTDAAAAAKVTQDLRPTGRSTGPVPSYETWRQAIADTFTAARS from the coding sequence GTGCCAAGCCCGTTGCGGATGTTGCGTCGGCGCATCCTGACCCCGAACGTCGCCGAGACCCAGCTGGCCCGACGTGGTTTCCACGTGAAGACACCGGACGCCCGGGAGCTCCTGGAGACCGTCGGGAGCCGCTTTCTCGAAGGCTATGCGTACGCGATGGAGGCCGGTACGCCCGCCGAGGCGGAGACCCGGCTGGAAACCGTCCCCGCCCGGTTCCGCGGTTTCGCCTACGAGGGGGCCGGCATGGGTTTCGCCATGCTGGACGGACTGCCGCTGCCGGGTCGTGGAAGGGTGGGGGAATTCCTCGCCGGGCGGGGGGCCCGCCACAACTACATGGTCTACGTGGGAATCGGCTGGGCGATGGCGCGACTGCCCCGGTTCCGCTGGCCCGACATCACCGGACTGGACCCGCTGCTGCGCTGGCTGGTGCTGGACGGCTACGGGTTCCACCAGGCGTACTTCCGCACCGAGCAGTACGTGCACGGGCGGCACCGGGAGCGGTCGTTCCCCTGGCCGGCCGACGACTCGCCCGGGTACGTGAGCCGCGCGATCGACCAGGGCGTCGGCCGCGCGCTGTGGTTCGTCGGCGGCACCGACCCCGACGTCGTCGCCACGCTGATCGAGAAGTTCCCCGAGCGGCGGCACTCCGACCTGTACGGCGGGGCGGGCCTGGCCGCGGCCTACGCGGGCGGCGTGGACGAGGCGGAGCTGAGGGCCTTCCAGGACCGGGCGGGCATCCACCGCGCCATCGTCGCCCAGGGGGCCGCCTTCGCCTGCGAGGCCCGCATCCGGGCCGGGCTGCTCGGCCCGCACACCGAGCTCGCCGCGCAGGTCCTCTGCGGGACGGACGCCGCCGCGGCCGCCAAGGTCACCCAGGACCTGCGCCCCACCGGGCGGTCGACCGGCCCGGTGCCGTCCTACGAGACCTGGCGCCAGGCCATCGCCGACACGTTCACCGCCGCGAGGAGCTGA
- a CDS encoding family 2B encapsulin nanocompartment shell protein: protein MTTEAVQQNQQSLSTSAARNLATTTKTVPQMLGITPRYLLRALPWVDLEAGVYRVNRRRGFILGDGLISTYVDGDGATRVIAEDLRELGFLSQVDSPLLTALANGFVEREVAPGDMIVDSGAPAEQLHIIAFGRAEKRATGEYGEDALLSVLGEGDYFDASAWATGAETSYRVKAVTACTVLSLDRRMLAELADREPSLRARMDEFAAAGHGSADPEHPIDLHSGHTGEPYLPETFVDYEESPREYELSIAQTVLRVHTRVSDIYNSSIDQVQAQLRLTVEALRERQEWEMLNHAEYGLLNNVVPSQRVRTRKGAPTPDDLDELLARVWKQPAFFLAHPRAIAAFGRECTRRGVPPQIVELFGSPFLTWRGVPLLPSDKLDLKGSASSAPGTTNILLMRVGEDRQGVVGLRPSKVPDEAEPGLSVRPMGVDRQAITSYLVTSYFSTAALVDDAIAVLQNVEVSNYHDYS, encoded by the coding sequence ATGACCACCGAGGCCGTTCAGCAGAACCAGCAGAGCCTCAGTACCTCCGCCGCGCGGAACCTCGCCACCACCACCAAGACAGTGCCGCAGATGCTCGGGATCACCCCCCGGTACCTGCTGCGCGCCCTGCCCTGGGTGGACCTGGAGGCGGGCGTCTACCGGGTCAACCGCCGCCGGGGCTTCATCCTCGGCGACGGGCTGATCAGCACCTACGTCGACGGCGACGGCGCCACCCGGGTGATCGCCGAGGACCTGCGCGAGCTGGGCTTCCTCAGCCAGGTCGACAGCCCGCTGCTCACCGCGCTCGCGAACGGGTTCGTCGAGCGCGAGGTCGCGCCCGGCGACATGATCGTCGACTCCGGCGCCCCGGCTGAGCAGCTGCACATCATCGCCTTCGGCCGCGCCGAGAAGCGCGCCACCGGCGAGTACGGCGAGGACGCCCTGCTGTCCGTCCTCGGCGAGGGGGACTACTTCGACGCCTCCGCCTGGGCCACCGGGGCCGAGACGTCCTACCGGGTCAAGGCCGTCACCGCGTGTACGGTGCTCTCGCTCGACCGCCGGATGCTCGCCGAACTCGCCGACCGGGAGCCCTCGTTGCGCGCGCGGATGGACGAGTTCGCCGCCGCCGGCCACGGCTCGGCCGACCCCGAGCACCCGATCGACCTCCACTCGGGCCACACCGGCGAGCCGTACCTGCCGGAGACCTTCGTGGACTACGAGGAGAGCCCGCGCGAGTACGAGCTGAGCATCGCGCAGACCGTCCTGCGGGTGCACACCCGCGTCTCGGACATCTACAACTCCTCCATCGACCAGGTCCAGGCCCAGCTGCGGCTGACCGTCGAGGCGCTGCGCGAGCGCCAGGAGTGGGAGATGCTCAACCACGCCGAGTACGGCCTGCTGAACAACGTCGTACCGAGCCAGCGCGTCCGCACCCGCAAGGGCGCGCCCACCCCGGACGACCTGGACGAACTGCTCGCCAGGGTCTGGAAGCAGCCCGCGTTCTTCCTGGCCCACCCGAGGGCGATCGCCGCGTTCGGGCGCGAGTGCACCCGGCGCGGGGTGCCGCCGCAGATCGTCGAGCTGTTCGGCAGCCCGTTCCTGACCTGGCGCGGCGTGCCGCTGCTGCCCTCCGACAAGCTCGACCTCAAGGGCTCGGCGAGTTCGGCGCCCGGCACCACCAACATCCTGCTGATGCGTGTGGGCGAGGACCGGCAGGGCGTGGTGGGCCTGCGTCCGTCGAAGGTCCCGGACGAGGCCGAGCCGGGTCTGTCGGTGCGGCCGATGGGCGTCGACCGGCAGGCCATCACCTCCTACCTGGTGACCAGCTACTTCTCGACCGCAGCGCTGGTGGACGACGCCATCGCGGTGCTCCAGAACGTCGAGGTGTCGAACTACCATGACTACTCCTGA
- a CDS encoding CRTAC1 family protein codes for MPTVLGRIRLQLPGIIAVLAIVTGYFLVLPPTTSAAEQDRMASRFHFTALPIELPPASKHQTIRTVNQDYEHIRAWISSVGAAITMTDLRGTGKSGDLCLVDTRTDQVVVTPVPGSDGTRYAPFALDAAPLPMNEYIAPMGCVAGDFNEDGRTDLLVYYWGRTPVLFLGRPDATTLDAHAFQPVELVPGPNETDGKYTGAQWNTNTATVADFDGDGHQDIFIGNYFPNGPVLNDQVSGGVVMNHSMSHAQNSGGKYILRRTGGNVGDKLSAGFECSDDAFPDEAKHGWSLASSAIDLDGDQLPELYVANDFGNDRMLHNVSSPGHPKFVTVTGPRDATTPKSKILGNDSFKGMGVDFGDLDRKGLYDLFVSNITASFGIEESNFQFMNTARDKADLRAQMDDGTAPFEDRSAAAGTAWSGWGWDVKMGDFDNSGQLAIVQATGFVKGGTNRWPQLQELATANDALLDNPWWWPNVKAGDDLAGDQTLRFFVKGTDGHYSNLAGRLGLAVPVPTRGIATGDAYGNGRLDFAVARQWDAPVFYRNDSPDPGAYLGLRLTYDTPDAAGPLPAPGSPVIGAQIEVTTPDGRKLIDRVDGGSGHSGKRSHYVHIGLGQGVSGPLPVKLQWRDRTGQVHTQTVTLSPGWHSLQLGSQAKEK; via the coding sequence ATGCCCACCGTCCTTGGCCGGATCCGCCTGCAACTGCCCGGCATCATCGCCGTGCTCGCCATCGTGACCGGCTACTTCCTGGTCCTCCCGCCGACCACGTCCGCCGCCGAGCAGGACCGGATGGCGAGCCGCTTCCACTTCACGGCGCTGCCCATCGAACTGCCGCCCGCGAGCAAGCACCAGACCATCCGCACCGTCAACCAGGACTACGAGCACATCCGCGCGTGGATCTCCTCGGTCGGCGCGGCCATCACCATGACGGACCTGCGCGGCACCGGCAAGTCCGGGGACCTCTGCCTCGTCGACACCCGGACCGACCAGGTCGTGGTCACCCCGGTCCCCGGCTCGGACGGCACCCGCTACGCGCCGTTCGCGCTCGACGCGGCACCCCTGCCGATGAACGAGTACATCGCCCCGATGGGCTGCGTGGCGGGCGACTTCAACGAGGACGGCCGCACCGACCTGCTGGTCTACTACTGGGGCCGCACGCCGGTCCTCTTCCTCGGCAGGCCCGACGCCACCACGCTCGACGCACACGCCTTCCAGCCGGTCGAGCTGGTCCCCGGACCCAACGAGACCGACGGCAAGTACACCGGCGCGCAGTGGAACACCAACACCGCCACCGTCGCCGACTTCGACGGCGACGGCCACCAGGACATCTTCATCGGCAACTACTTCCCCAACGGCCCGGTCCTCAACGACCAGGTCAGCGGCGGCGTGGTGATGAACCACTCGATGTCCCACGCGCAGAACAGCGGCGGCAAGTACATCCTGCGCCGGACCGGCGGCAACGTCGGCGACAAGCTGTCCGCCGGCTTCGAGTGCTCCGACGACGCCTTCCCCGACGAGGCGAAGCACGGCTGGTCGCTCGCCTCCAGCGCGATCGACCTGGACGGCGACCAGCTGCCCGAGCTCTACGTCGCCAACGACTTCGGCAACGACCGGATGCTCCACAACGTCTCCAGCCCCGGCCACCCGAAGTTCGTCACCGTCACCGGCCCGCGCGACGCCACCACGCCCAAGTCCAAGATCCTCGGCAACGACTCCTTCAAGGGCATGGGCGTCGACTTCGGCGACCTCGACCGCAAGGGCCTCTACGACCTGTTCGTCAGCAACATCACCGCCTCCTTCGGCATCGAGGAGAGCAACTTCCAGTTCATGAACACCGCGCGGGACAAGGCCGACCTGCGCGCCCAAATGGACGACGGCACCGCCCCGTTCGAGGACCGCAGCGCCGCGGCCGGCACCGCCTGGTCCGGCTGGGGCTGGGACGTGAAGATGGGCGACTTCGACAACAGCGGACAGCTGGCGATCGTCCAGGCGACCGGCTTCGTCAAGGGCGGGACCAACCGCTGGCCCCAGCTCCAGGAACTCGCCACCGCCAACGACGCCCTGCTCGACAACCCGTGGTGGTGGCCCAACGTCAAGGCGGGCGACGATCTCGCCGGCGACCAGACGCTGCGCTTCTTCGTCAAGGGCACGGACGGCCACTACAGCAACCTGGCCGGCCGGCTCGGCCTCGCCGTCCCGGTGCCGACCCGCGGCATCGCCACCGGCGACGCGTACGGCAACGGACGGCTCGACTTCGCGGTGGCCCGCCAGTGGGACGCCCCGGTCTTCTACCGCAACGACAGCCCCGACCCCGGCGCCTACCTCGGCCTGCGGCTCACCTACGACACCCCGGACGCGGCCGGCCCGCTGCCCGCCCCCGGATCCCCCGTGATCGGCGCCCAGATCGAGGTCACCACACCCGACGGGCGCAAGCTCATCGACCGGGTGGACGGCGGCAGCGGCCACTCCGGCAAGCGCAGCCACTACGTGCACATCGGACTCGGCCAGGGAGTCTCCGGCCCGCTGCCGGTGAAGCTGCAGTGGCGGGACCGCACCGGCCAGGTGCACACGCAGACCGTGACGCTCAGCCCCGGGTGGCACTCGCTCCAACTCGGCAGCCAGGCCAAGGAGAAGTGA